One genomic region from Drosophila nasuta strain 15112-1781.00 unplaced genomic scaffold, ASM2355853v1 ctg20_pilon, whole genome shotgun sequence encodes:
- the LOC132797783 gene encoding LOW QUALITY PROTEIN: putative nuclease HARBI1 (The sequence of the model RefSeq protein was modified relative to this genomic sequence to represent the inferred CDS: inserted 2 bases in 1 codon), translating to MSDDRLLCQVTICLQMSSQQIRKSSEYFFSKHQLPRIVACVDGTHIKIVKPVNNASXFFNRKGFYSMNAMVVCNYNMEIIAIDATDPGSCHDSFIWNHSSARSRTINEYFVLADSGYAQESSVLTPYRSAEMGTHQHRFNLRHAAARNIIERTIGVLKCRFRCLQRCLNYQPIFYWQIINVCCALHNICRRRNLSISDDFQLEDIEQAINNNDIEGNDDGPSVRDEIALSPPI from the exons ATGTCTGACGACCG GCTTCTTTGTCAGGTCACAATTTGCCTTCAGATGTCTAGCCAGCAAATACGAAAATCTAGCGAATACTTCTTTAGCAAACATCAACTGCCAAGAATAGTCGCCTGCGTGGATGGAACTCATATAAAAATAGTGAAACCTGTAAATAATGCCTC GTTTTTTAACAGAAAGGGTTTTTACAGCATGAACGCCATGGTT GTTTGCAACTATAATATGGAGATTATCGCTATTGATGCGACGGACCCCGGATCCTGTCATGATTCTTTCATTTGGAATCATTCAAGCGCCAGGTCGAGaacaataaatgaatattttgttttggcagATTCTGGCTACGCACAGGAGAGTTCTGTGTTAACTCCCTACAGGAGCGCAGAGATGGGGACGCATCAGCATCGATTTAATTTAAGACATGCTGCAGCCAGAAACATAATAGAACGAACAATTGGTGTTCTTAAATGCCGTTTCCGTTGTTTACAACGATGCTTAAATTATCAGCCTATTTTTTATTGGCAAATTATTAACGTATGCTGTGCTTTGCACAACATATGTAGAAGACGGAATTTGTCAATAAGTGACGACTTTCAATTGGAGGATATTGAACAGGCTATAAATAATAACGACATTGAAGGAAATGATGACGGACCATCTGTACGCGACGAAATTGCTCTATCTCCGccaatataa
- the LOC132797784 gene encoding LOW QUALITY PROTEIN: putative nuclease HARBI1 (The sequence of the model RefSeq protein was modified relative to this genomic sequence to represent the inferred CDS: deleted 2 bases in 2 codons) has product MSDDRLLCQVTICLQMSSQQIRKSSEYFFSKHQLPRIVACVDGTHIKIVKPVNNASFFFFNRKGFYSMNAMVVCNYNMEIIAIDATDPGSCHDSFIWNHSSARSRTINEYFVLADSGYAQESSVLTPYRSAEMGTHQHRFNLRHAAARNMIERTIGDLKCRFRCLQRCLNYQPFFCCQIINVCCALHNICRRRNLSISDDFQLEDIEQAINNNDIEGNDDGPSVRDEIVLSLPI; this is encoded by the exons ATGTCTGACGACCG GCTTCTTTGTCAGGTCACAATTTGCCTTCAGATGTCTAGCCAGCAAATACGAAAATCTAGCGAATACTTCTTTAGCAAACATCAACTGCCAAGAATAGTCGCCTGCGTGGATGGAACTCATATAAAAATAGTGAAACCTGTAAATAATgcctct ttttttttttttaacagaAAGGGTTTTTACAGCATGAACGCCATGGTT GTTTGCAACTATAATATGGAGATTATCGCTATTGATGCGACGGACCCCGGATCCTGTCATGATTCTTTCATTTGGAATCATTCAAGCGCCAGGTCGAGaacaataaatgaatattttgttttggcagATTCTGGCTACGCACAGGAGAGTTCTGTGTTAACTCCCTACAGGAGCGCAGAGATGGGGACGCATCAGCATCGATTTAATTTAAGACATGCTGCAGCCAGAAACATGATAGAACGAACAATTGGTGATCTTAAATGCCGTTTCCGTTGTTTACAACGATGCTTAAATTATCAgcct tttttttgttgtcaaatTATTAACGTATGCTGTGCTTTGCACAACATATGTAGAAGACGGAATTTGTCAATAAGTGACGACTTTCAATTGGAGGATATTGAACAGGCTATAAATAATAACGACATTGAAGGAAATGATGACGGACCATCTGTACGCGACGAAATTGTTCTATCTCTGccaatataa
- the LOC132797781 gene encoding LOW QUALITY PROTEIN: NCK-interacting protein with SH3 domain-like (The sequence of the model RefSeq protein was modified relative to this genomic sequence to represent the inferred CDS: substituted 1 base at 1 genomic stop codon) — protein MAQDNSITSEPSKTTTTTTTTSEDVVTTYKETSQLSAANGVATASNSATPANGNSAAAANSSSAASSSAAAAAATASSSTRKPTHAEPQSLSLSQGAEDKSDEASDEDDDVDVDDDGCNGCTNPAINSADNSQALDDSIESPSPSHRLAAAAAAGTAGASSSSNGRGQLKVESSDVYQIVDELRRNTNLSFDLSCKALRVVLTSLEKLYNGAINPYLEPVAVHVTGKVPTPKELLGITHDAKRLQYLFNQFADCKNDTEQRNWMLYEDDEDIIQFLEELVEILSACGGQNNADENISCYEMSRDQYQMFINLVQYYQMXRRWSIKRLLLQTFTAACHLDHIIVDILLTSLLPLEIVKDMKAHFADLDLFKQLVKMLTIIFSLGQLMPVNHADYLDVHYASFLLEIVEGTNPEVLVDMVIALILGFNQQFSEHAVNVIIEAMQNRPTAKVFTEKLLLLLNREDDPTRLLKHHNEHMNTVLRMFIDIFSHPDTAGMFYTNHINDLIDIVVRQLSDLDAGNVVSNNICII, from the exons ATGGCACAGGATAATAGCATCACATCGGAGCCATCGAagacaaccacaacgacaacgacgaccaGTGAAGATGTGGTCACCACATACAAGGAGACCAGTCAACTGAGTGCGGCCAACGGTGTTGCAACTGCCTCAAATTCGGCAACGCCAGCCAATGGCAATTCAGCAGCAGCGGCCAACTCATCGTCGGCTGCTTCATcgtcggcagcagcagcagcggcgacgGCGTCGTCATCGACTCGAAAACCAACGCATGCTGAGCCACAGAGTCTAAGTCTTAGCCAGGGAGCGGAAGATAAATCGGATGAGGCGAgcgatgaggatgatgatgtcgatgtcgatgatgATGGCTGCAATGGCTGCACAAATCCGGCCATCAATAGTGCCGACAACAGTCAAGCGCTGGACGACAGCATTGAGAGTCCATCGCCATCGCATCGTctcgcagctgctgcagcagcgggAACAGCGGGAGCGTCATCATCGAGCAATGGCCGAGGACAGCTGAAGGTGGAGTCATCGGATGTCTATCAAATTGTCGATGAGCTGCGTCGGAATACGAATCTCAGTTTCGATTTGTCGTGCAAGGCATTGCGTGTTGTGTTGACCAGCCTGGAGAAGTTGTACAATGGCGCCATCAATCCGTATCTGGAGCCAGTTGCTGTCCATGTTACCGGCAAAGTGCCGACGCCCAAGGAGCTGCTGGGCATCACACACGATGCGAAGCGTTTGCAGTATTTGTTTAACCAGTTCGCCGATTGCAAGAACGATACGGAGCAGCGCAATTGGATGCTCTACGAAGATGATGAGGATATTATACAATTTCTTGAGGAACTTGTCGAAATACTG TCTGCTTGTGGTGGACAGAACAATGCGGATGAGAACATCAGTTGCTATGAGATGTCGCGCGATCAGTATCAGATGTTCATCAATCTTGTGCAGTACTATCAGATGTAGAGACGCTGGTCCATCAAACGCCTCCTGCTTCAGACCTTCACAGCTGCCTGTCATCTTGATCACATTATCGTCGACATTCTGCTAACTTCACTGCTGCCACTCGAGATT GTCAAAGATATGAAGGCACACTTTGCCGATCTGGATCTGTTTAAGCAGCTGGTCAAGATGCTAACCATAATATTCTCGTTGGGCCAGCTGATGCCTGTGAATCA TGCAGATTATTTGGACGTGCACTATGCCAGCTTTTTGCTTGAAATAGTCGAGGGCACCAACCCGGAGGTGCTGGTGGATATGGTGATCGCTCTGATTCTGGGATTCAATCAGCAGTTTAGCGAGCATGCGGTGAATGTGATCATCGAAGCCATGCAGAATCGGCCTACAGCCAAAGTGTTCACCGAGaagctcttgttgctgctcaaTCGAGAAG ATGATCCAACGCGACTGCTGAAGCATCACAATGAGCACATGAACACGGTGCTGCGCATGTTTATTGACATCTTCAGTCATCCGGATACGGCTGGCATGTTTT